ATAGCCTTTGGGCACAAACACCACAGCTTTTAGATAGTTGTCCTCTTGTTCGGCTATAACTTTAACTTTGTTAAGCCCAAGTTTTTTTGCAAGGGCATCGTTTATACCGCCACTGCATGCGTCAAACGTCGTATGAGCACTGTATAAAGATATTCCGTTTATAATAAGCTTTGCTATCAACTCTCCTTGTTCATCTTCAGAACTTATCCTCTTTATAGCATTAAACATTATAGGATGATGAGTTAGAATCATGTTGCATTTTTTTAAAATAGCCTGATCAATCACTTCTTCTTTTAAGTCCAAGGCTATCATAATACCGGTTATGTCTTTGCCTAAATCTATAATAAGGCCGCTGTTGTCCCATGAGCAGGCAGTTTTTTCCGGTGCTATCTTATCTATTATCTTTGCAAATTCACATGGTTTCATATTTTTTCAACAACTCCTTTAATTCCCCAAGCCTTTTAACTGACGTTTTGTACGCGCTTACCGCCCGTTTTGAGGTAGACCCATTTGCGGTCTGCCCCATTTTTTGCATCTCGTGTATCCTTTTTTTTATCAGCTGTTTTAAATAAGGCCCGCCTTTTTTTATATTGATCCGTCCAAACTCCAGTTCGTTTTCCGAATATGTCTCTTCATAACCTGGTACATAAAGCATTAATTGGTATATCCATCTGCCATCTTTGACTAAATCTTCATTCAATATTTTAAAGCCTGCCTCATTCAGACATTTTCTCAAAGCAGCTACAGATGTGTGCGGGCTTATGAGCAGATAGTCTGCACTTTTTGCAATTTTGATGTTACCCCTAATTATATTTGAAATCAAATCTCCGCCGAGTCCGCAAATGGCAATAAGGTCTGCCTCGCCTTCCTTAAGTACAGAAAGCCCGTCTCCTACCCTTAAGCTAACACTGTTCTTAAAATTTTCCTGTTCTAAATAAAAAACGGCCTTTTTTATGGATTTTTCACTAATGTCACTTGCAATACCTTTTTTAGCTTTAGCGGATTTTATAAACTTTATGGTTAAGAGCGCATGGTCGCACCCTATATCGGCAATGGTTTCAATTTGCGGAGAAATATTCAAAAGGGCATTTAAACGGACTGAATTCCTCACATGTTCTCCTTTTAATTAATTTGGCATAAGTTAAAAAATGCACTTCCCGTGCATTTTAAAACTAATTTTCAAGCTAAAATTTAATTTAGGAAATCCCGCAATTTCTTGCTTCGGCTTGGATGCCTTAATTTTCTCAATGCTTTTGCTTCTATTTGTCTAATACGCTCACGCGTAACATTAAATTCCTTACCTACTTCTTCAAGCGTCCTTGCCCGGCCGTCATCTAAACCAAAGCGCAACCTTAAAACCTTTTCTTCTCTTGGAGTCAAAGTATCTAAAACATCTGTTAATTGTTCTTTTAAAAGGGTAAATGCAGCCGCATCAGCGGGCTCCGGAACATCGTCATCCGGAATAAAGTCACCTAAGTGGCTGTCTTCTTCTTCACCTATCGGCGTTTCTAAAGACACAGGCTCTTGTGCTATCTTTATTATTTCCATAACCTTTTCTTTAGAAATATCCATTTCACGGGCTATTTCTTCAGGATGTGGATCCCTTCCGTACTGCTGCAACAGTTTCCTTGACACTCGTATTAGTTTATTAATAGTTTCAACCATATGTACAGGGATACGGATCGTCCTCGCCTGGTCCGCAATAGCGCGGGTTATAGACTGGCGTATCCACCAAGTCGCATATGTAGAAAACTTATATCCTTTTCTATAATCGAACTTTTCAACGGCTTTTATAAGCCCTAAGTTTCCCTCCTGAATCAAATCCAAAAACTGCATGCCACGGCCGACATAACGTTTCGCTATGCTAACGACCAACCTTAAATTAGCTTCGGCTAGTTTTCTCTTTGCAGCTTCGTCGCCATCGTTCATCCTTTGTGCTAAATCGATTTCTTCCGCAGGAGATAATAGAGCAACTTTCCCGATTTCTTTTAGATACATGCGTACAGGATCATCGATGCTGACCCCTTCAGGCGCTACAAATACCTCATCCTGCACTACCTCTTCAGGTTCTTCTTCGATCTTTTTAAGGTCGGGTTCTATATCTTCGTCTGTAACTTCAATATTTAGACGCTCCAAAATATCTAAAAGTTTTTCCAAAGATTCCGGTTTTATTTCAACTTCATCCAGCGTATCGTTGATTTCTTTATAACTGATACTACCTTTAGAACGCCCTGCCTCTAAAATTTTATTTATTTTTTCATCTTCCGTCCGTAGGTCGTTTGCATCATTTAGATTTTTTAAATTCGACGGCACTTTCTCCTTACCTGCCAACTCATCACCTTCATATAAATATTTTAAAGTTTCTCATCGTAAATTCGTTTATCTATTGAAGAAAGCTCTGCAAGCAACTTAGGATCTGAATCCACGCTGCTTAATTTCTCAATGATTTTTTCTCTTTGTCTATTTAAATCTGCTACGATAAGTTTCTTTCTCAAGTTATCATAATATTCTTCGTCGTAACTTTGTTCTTCATCCTCAAGAACCAGCCTTGAGAGATAAGTAATTTCTTCATCATTAGATAACTTTGTTATTAATTCTGCATTTGACAGCAAAACTCCTTTTTTTATACTATCAATTAGTAGATTAAATATCTTTTTATTGAATTTATCTACAATCATTTCGTCTTTTATGTCTTTACTTGCCTTATTTAGCAACTCCCTATTGCGGATAAGGCATAATATTAACGCCCTTTCCGTTCTATTCGCATGCTCACTTGAGTGTTCACCCGCAATATTATTATACCTTATATTTCCAACGCTATTCTCATCGCCTGAATAACTTTTTATCTGCCTAAGAATAGCATCCACACTAAATCCTGTTTCATTGCTTAATCTCTTTGCATACCTCTCTACCTTAACCGGGCTTTTTTCATTAGACAAAAGCTTAGAGGCTTCAACGGAATAGTCCATCTTATCGTCTTTTTTTGAAAAATCGTATTTTTCTTTTATCCTGTCAAGCCTAAAGTCCATTACAGTAAGAGACGAACTGAGTTTTTTGTTATAGGCCCCCGTACCAAATTTCCTAACAAAATCATCTGGATCCATACCCTGCTCAAACGTTATAATACGCACGTTTATGCCGCACTGTTCCAGAATATCCGCTGCTTTCACTGCCGCGGTCTGCCCTGCAAAATCCCCGTCATATGATATACATACGTTTGAGCAGAACCTTTTTATAAGATACGCCTGTTCACGGGTAAACGAAGTCCCAAGCGAGGCCAGAGTCCCTGGTATCCCCGCGGCGTTAAGGGAAATAACGTCCATATACCCTTCCAGTAAAATTGCAGCCTTTAATCCCCTTTGTTTTTTTATTAAATTTATTGCATAAAGGTTCTTACGTTTGTTAAATACAGGCGTGTCTGAAGAATTTAGATATTTTGGCAGCTTATCGTCCATAACCCTTCCGCCAAAAGCAAGCACTTGTCCAAAAGTATCTATTATCGGAAACATTATACGGTTTCTGAATGTATCGTAAACACGCCCGTCTTTAGTGCGCGCAAGGTCGGCGGCTAAAATATCGCTTTTCAAAAAATTCATACCCGTTAGATGTTCAAATAAGCTTTTACTTTTATTTGGTGAAAATCCAAGGCCGAAACGTTTTATTATTCCCTTTTCTATACCTCTATCATTTAAATAAGAGACTGCCTTTGAATTTTCTTCTGCCAGCAGGTTTTGATGGTAAAATAGCGCCGCAGCTTTATTTATCTCATAAATGCGTTTGATAAGCTGTTTTTTTCTCTTGTAATTCTCATCATCTACAAGTTTCGGCATCTCCATGTTTACCCTGTTTGCCAAAAACTCTACAGCCGGCATAAACTCGAGCTTCTCTATCTTCATGATAAACTGGATAACACCGCCTCCGGTTTTGCAGCCAAAGCAATAAAACATCTGTTTTTGTGGGCTAACAGAAAAAGACGGCGTCTTTTCATTGTGAAAAGGGCACAGCCCCCAGAAGTTAACGCCGCTTTGTTTAAGCGTTACATATTTTGAAACGACGTCTACTATATCGTTTTTACTTATAAGCTCGGATAAAAAGTTGTCCGGCAGTCTTTGCATTTTGTTCTCCAAAAAAATTAATAACTATGCCAGCCGCATGGTAAAAATAAGTCGCTGAAAGTTTTTATCGCGAATCTGTCTGTCATGCCTGATATGTAATCTAGCGTGCAGGTTTCTTTGCCGTATTTGTCTATCATATTTCTTGTTTCTTCTGGAAGCGCATCTATATTATTTAAAAAATAATTGTAAAGCGTTGCTACCATCTGTTCCGCCTTTTTTTCTTCAACCTTTGCAGCAGAACCTATATAAACATTTTTAAACATGAATTCCCGTAAAATATCAGTTTTTTCACTGACTTCGTTGGACATTATAATTTGGTCTTTCATAAAGCTGTTAGTAATTATATCCCTTATCATGGAGTCGATGCGCTGGCCATGTGTCAGCCCCAAGCTCCTACATTCTTTGGGGATATCATTTAAGCTTATGATCTTTGCGCGGATGGCATCGTCTATATCGTGGTTTATATATGCGATCCTGTCCGAAAAGTTTACTACTACGCCTTCAAGAGTTATTGGCTTTAAACCCTTTTTATGGTTTAATATACCGTCTCTAACTTCAAAAGTCAAATTAAGCCCTTCGCCGTTTTCTAAATGTTCTACGATCCTAAGGCTCTGTTCATTATGTGCAAAATGCCCTGTTATCTCATCTAAGACCCGCTCGCCTGCATGTCCAAAAGGAGTATGCCCTAAATCATGCCCCAGCGAGATAGCCTCTGATAAATCCTCATTTAATCTTAAAGCACGAGCTATAGTCCTCGCTATCTGCGAGACTTCAAGCGTATGTGTAAGCCTTGTCCTGTAATGATCTCCATCCGGCGTTAAAAACACCTGCGTCTTATGCTTTAGCCTTCTAAAAGACTTGCAATGCAAAATACGGTCTTTATCCCTTTGAAATTCTGTACGTATGTCGCACGGAGCGATAGGCTTTTCCCTGCCCAAAGTCTCAATACTTTTCTTGGCATAAGGCGATAACTTTTTTCTTCAAGTTCTTCCAAATATTCCCTAAACATAAAATACCACGCTTTTCAATCTGCTTTTAAATATAAAATACGCTGTTAATATAAAAAACTCCTTTAAATTCTAAAAAATACATTATACTTTTACATAAAGAAAGGAAGAGCACCTGTTCCCTTCCTTTCTTTTATGGAAGAAACCAACTTTAATTAAGAATATTTCTTGATCTAAGAGGCTTTATTGCACTTGCCTCCACCTGTTTTTTGTGTCTTTAAATTTTCCAATATACGCATAAAATCATTGTTCCCATTTTGCGAAGGATTTACCTCTTCGCTTTTTACGTATCTATAACTTCAACTATATTTGTAAGAAGCATGGATATATATTTTTTTACTGCTACGAGCTTATCTACATATACACCATTAAGCCTTTGTAATTGTTTTTCCCTTTCAGCCACTTTAAAAAGCCTTTTTGCCGCTTCCAAATTAGCGTCGTCTATTATATCCCCGGACATTTTTTCGGCTCTTTGCATGGTATCTAATATATACGCTTCTTTTTCTTTAAAAGACTCCAGTTGGTCTTTTAACAGTATGTTTTCTTCTTTTAAGTCTGTTATTCTGTCGCTTTGCTCCTTAAGAGTAGTTTCAAGTTCCGCCCTTACCTGCCTTATATAGCATTCAACATCTTCGGGCCTATATTTTCCTGTTATCGTCTTTTTCAACTTTACCATGCGCTTGTCCTCCTATGTGATGTCTATAATATACTTTTTTTCGGCTTAAATGTTTGTCGAAGTATGCTAAATTGATATAAAAAATTTTGTATAAAATAAAAAGACTATAGGATATTTCTCTAAATAGCCTTTTTATTTTAAATGTTTAAATTAAAGATAATATTATCTATCTTTTAACTTTCAGGCTTGCTTACCGTATTGCCTGAATCACCCTGGTTGCTATCTACATCGTCAGTTTTTTTATGTTTAATATTATTCTTTATTTTCTTTTCATCTTTTAAAGCATTTAGCTTCTCCCTTTGCTTAAGTTCATATTCAATAGAATATGCTTCGCCACTGTAAGCTAGTTCTTTTAGTGCGTGGTGCCTCCTCCAAATAAAATATGCTATGGCACCGGCAACCATCAGCAGGCTTAAAAGCTGCGATATCCTGATGCCGTCGAATATCACTGAATTATAGACAGATTCGGCATTTCCCCAGCGGATAAGATATAAACTGTCCGTTCTAAAGCCTTCAATTATAGCCCTGCCTATTCCGTAAAGCATTAGATATAAGGCGAATACATTGCCGCGTTCCCTTGGTTTCTTTCTATATTGAAGCAGCGCGAAAAATACACCTAAATTCCATATAGATTCGTAGAAGAATGTGGCCATATACCAGCCGCTTAAAGAATCGATATATACTGCTAACGGGAAAAACTGCAGCGAAGGATTAGTAACTGCGGCTCCGAATGCCTCTTGATTAGCAAAGTTGCCCCAGCGGCCAACTGCCTGCGCCAATACAATGGAGGGAGCCACTATATCTATTAAATCCCCAAACGGGACTTTTTTCCACTTGCAAAAAATAATTGCGGCGATTATTCCGCCTATCAAGCCCCCGTACAATGCTAGCCCACCATTCCATATATAAAGGATGCTTAATAAATCGCTTGAATATAGTTCCCACTCAAATGCTACATAGTAAATTCTTGCACCTATGATTGCCAAAGGCAGCGCCAAAATAATAAAATCGAGTATCATATCGGCATTGTAGCCTTTTTTTCTTGCTTCACGTACTGCTATTATCGTAGCCGCAATAATACCCGCAACTATTATGATCGCATACCAGTATATGGGTTTATTAAAAATATAAAATGCGACT
The sequence above is drawn from the Eubacteriales bacterium genome and encodes:
- a CDS encoding class I SAM-dependent methyltransferase, coding for MRNSVRLNALLNISPQIETIADIGCDHALLTIKFIKSAKAKKGIASDISEKSIKKAVFYLEQENFKNSVSLRVGDGLSVLKEGEADLIAICGLGGDLISNIIRGNIKIAKSADYLLISPHTSVAALRKCLNEAGFKILNEDLVKDGRWIYQLMLYVPGYEETYSENELEFGRINIKKGGPYLKQLIKKRIHEMQKMGQTANGSTSKRAVSAYKTSVKRLGELKELLKKYETM
- the rpoD gene encoding RNA polymerase sigma factor RpoD — its product is MPSNLKNLNDANDLRTEDEKINKILEAGRSKGSISYKEINDTLDEVEIKPESLEKLLDILERLNIEVTDEDIEPDLKKIEEEPEEVVQDEVFVAPEGVSIDDPVRMYLKEIGKVALLSPAEEIDLAQRMNDGDEAAKRKLAEANLRLVVSIAKRYVGRGMQFLDLIQEGNLGLIKAVEKFDYRKGYKFSTYATWWIRQSITRAIADQARTIRIPVHMVETINKLIRVSRKLLQQYGRDPHPEEIAREMDISKEKVMEIIKIAQEPVSLETPIGEEEDSHLGDFIPDDDVPEPADAAAFTLLKEQLTDVLDTLTPREEKVLRLRFGLDDGRARTLEEVGKEFNVTRERIRQIEAKALRKLRHPSRSKKLRDFLN
- the dnaG gene encoding DNA primase: MQRLPDNFLSELISKNDIVDVVSKYVTLKQSGVNFWGLCPFHNEKTPSFSVSPQKQMFYCFGCKTGGGVIQFIMKIEKLEFMPAVEFLANRVNMEMPKLVDDENYKRKKQLIKRIYEINKAAALFYHQNLLAEENSKAVSYLNDRGIEKGIIKRFGLGFSPNKSKSLFEHLTGMNFLKSDILAADLARTKDGRVYDTFRNRIMFPIIDTFGQVLAFGGRVMDDKLPKYLNSSDTPVFNKRKNLYAINLIKKQRGLKAAILLEGYMDVISLNAAGIPGTLASLGTSFTREQAYLIKRFCSNVCISYDGDFAGQTAAVKAADILEQCGINVRIITFEQGMDPDDFVRKFGTGAYNKKLSSSLTVMDFRLDRIKEKYDFSKKDDKMDYSVEASKLLSNEKSPVKVERYAKRLSNETGFSVDAILRQIKSYSGDENSVGNIRYNNIAGEHSSEHANRTERALILCLIRNRELLNKASKDIKDEMIVDKFNKKIFNLLIDSIKKGVLLSNAELITKLSNDEEITYLSRLVLEDEEQSYDEEYYDNLRKKLIVADLNRQREKIIEKLSSVDSDPKLLAELSSIDKRIYDEKL
- a CDS encoding deoxyguanosinetriphosphate triphosphohydrolase translates to MGREKPIAPCDIRTEFQRDKDRILHCKSFRRLKHKTQVFLTPDGDHYRTRLTHTLEVSQIARTIARALRLNEDLSEAISLGHDLGHTPFGHAGERVLDEITGHFAHNEQSLRIVEHLENGEGLNLTFEVRDGILNHKKGLKPITLEGVVVNFSDRIAYINHDIDDAIRAKIISLNDIPKECRSLGLTHGQRIDSMIRDIITNSFMKDQIIMSNEVSEKTDILREFMFKNVYIGSAAKVEEKKAEQMVATLYNYFLNNIDALPEETRNMIDKYGKETCTLDYISGMTDRFAIKTFSDLFLPCGWHSY
- a CDS encoding DivIVA domain-containing protein, with the protein product MVKLKKTITGKYRPEDVECYIRQVRAELETTLKEQSDRITDLKEENILLKDQLESFKEKEAYILDTMQRAEKMSGDIIDDANLEAAKRLFKVAEREKQLQRLNGVYVDKLVAVKKYISMLLTNIVEVIDT
- the lgt gene encoding prolipoprotein diacylglyceryl transferase, yielding MDESRVAFYIFNKPIYWYAIIIVAGIIAATIIAVREARKKGYNADMILDFIILALPLAIIGARIYYVAFEWELYSSDLLSILYIWNGGLALYGGLIGGIIAAIIFCKWKKVPFGDLIDIVAPSIVLAQAVGRWGNFANQEAFGAAVTNPSLQFFPLAVYIDSLSGWYMATFFYESIWNLGVFFALLQYRKKPRERGNVFALYLMLYGIGRAIIEGFRTDSLYLIRWGNAESVYNSVIFDGIRISQLLSLLMVAGAIAYFIWRRHHALKELAYSGEAYSIEYELKQREKLNALKDEKKIKNNIKHKKTDDVDSNQGDSGNTVSKPES